Proteins from one Nitrobacteraceae bacterium AZCC 2146 genomic window:
- a CDS encoding CRP/FNR family cyclic AMP-dependent transcriptional regulator (product_source=KO:K10914; cath_funfam=2.60.120.10; cog=COG0664; ko=KO:K10914; pfam=PF00027; smart=SM00100; superfamily=51206) has protein sequence MTIEKCINEYDVSDVIFEEGSTGRELFVVLDGKVDIIKNTGASRTLIVSLGKGEFFGEMAVIDGSSRSATAIAAAPGTRVMRINHARFVYLVSQQPAFALMIMDALSKRLRASNAVNFRTATP, from the coding sequence ATGACCATCGAGAAGTGCATCAACGAATACGACGTTTCGGATGTCATCTTCGAGGAAGGCTCGACCGGGCGCGAGTTGTTCGTAGTTCTCGACGGCAAGGTCGATATCATCAAGAACACCGGCGCCAGCCGGACGCTGATCGTTAGCCTCGGCAAGGGTGAATTCTTCGGCGAAATGGCCGTCATCGACGGCTCGTCGCGTTCGGCGACGGCGATCGCCGCAGCGCCCGGGACGCGCGTGATGCGGATCAATCACGCCCGCTTCGTTTATCTCGTCAGCCAGCAACCGGCCTTCGCGCTGATGATCATGGATGCGCTGAGCAAGCGGCTGCGCGCATCCAACGCCGTCAACTTCAGAACGGCCACGCCATGA